Below is a genomic region from Octopus bimaculoides isolate UCB-OBI-ISO-001 chromosome 29, ASM119413v2, whole genome shotgun sequence.
aagacacttgcccaaggtgccatgcagtaggactgaacccggaaccatgtggttggtaagcaagctacttaccacacagccactccaacttTTCACCTTCTTTGAACATCAACCTAGTAATAATAACTTCAAGCATCCCTTGGacatttgttttttataagtggttttcttttttgcaattgATTTGTCTTACATTATATATTGGCTTAAAAGCCACACTCTGTGCAGACTTTCAAGCTAGCTCTTGCCGAAGTGTTATTGGGTTCAagacccaaaactaaagagagctaaatagtaTGACTGTAATACGTGTATAATGACTACAAgccctggtggtgtttgatcagaagttaaggacagatgagaattaattttgtaatgcaatcattctattgttccagccCCAAGTTGAATTTCAACTGTtgaccaatttgtcccaaagttcttatcttaaTGTGAAATTAACGGAGAGAATTTATCTCCCCGCTTGACCtctgatgtcatctgacaaatgccaaccaagatAGTGTGAATCagtcaagctttacctgctagaaatagcaacccaaatgcttttaaaccAGATTCCAATACTGGATATTCATGAatcaaatgaagggcagattttcaatcccaggatcatcctaattccaaaaaggtataatatgacTATGTAGAGGAAACACAGACTGAGATAAAAGGGTCCCAGATGGAAtgacagaatttcacttttattgatacacacacacacacatatatatgtatgcatacaaatgccTCAGTAGTTATAGCGTCAGGCCCACAATCATAATGTTCGATTACATGACCAGGCTGTGTGttctgttcttcagcaagacaatttatttcacattgttccagctcaatcagctgtagaaatgatttgcaatgtcactggtgccaagctgtatcggcccctttgcctttcccttgggtaacatcagtgATGTGGAGAGTGGGGGGAAcagctggttttccataaaccattttgtctggacttgtgcctaggagaactttctaggttcaatcctgTGGACATTCATGATTGAGGGGAgcattaacatgtgtgtgtatatataaatatgcacacacatacgtatactaaATCCATCTACAAGGTTTTATTCGGACCaaggttgaagacacttgcctaaggagccatgtagtaggactgatcCTAGAACCATGTcattgagaagcaaactccttaccactcAGCCATAATTGTAGCAATCTATGAATAAGCTTTCTCTTTTCCTTAAACCATAAAGCACATCATGTCTGTCACATTTATTTCAAGACTGTAAAAAAAGCAGTAACTTCTAAGTTCATTTGcattatatttaaaagtacaGCTTTAATTAAATGGCAGGTTTTCAAATGAATTTGTTGAATGACTTTGCTGGTGTTTAATAAATGAACATAATGTTCTCAAATATGCTGACTGACACTACAAAACCTCCATGAGTCCTGCTATAGAAGCATAAATTTTGGTAACGAAATAATGTTTGTAAATGTTCTTTCAATGGAATATCCAATAATTTTATAGATATCTATTTACTCAACAATAATTTTTCCAACAAAGACACTCTATTGACCATGATCCAAATTTTCACAGATTCAGACACTATTTTATATGAATGGTGAGTGAAGTGATTCTTGGGAGGAGAGAATGTTTCAACACAGATCTCAtagcgatatggtttctctcctgtacaAATGCATTCACCACAGACATCACACCACTATGACATGGTTTCTTTCCTGTCTATTTGTGAGTAAAGTGACGACTCCAAGAAAATGCTTTCCCACacgtatcacagtgatatggtttctctcctctGTGAAGATACTTATGTCAAGTCCGATTACTTCCATGAGAATAATTTACAACAAATATAACAGTTATATAGTTTCTCTtctatatgaatacatttgtgaataTTTAGATGaacattttgagagaatgatttaccacacataTTATAATGTTACAATTCATCTCccacatgaatgcatgtatgaagaGATAATTgattattttgagagaatgatttaccacagatatcacagtgatatatctctcctgtatgaatacgtttatgtctaGTTAACTTACTGTTCTCAacaaatgttttaccacaaatattacagtgataaggtttctctcctgtatggatgcgTTTATGAATATTTAGTGCTCcatttacagagaatgatttaccacagatatcacagtgatatggcttctctcctgtatgaatacgtctatgtCTTGTTAATGTAACATTCTCAGCAAaagctttaccacagatattacagtgatatggtttctcccctgtatggaTGCGTTTATGAATATTTAGGGCTCcatttacagagaatgatttaccacaaatattgcaATCATATGATTTCTCtcttgtgtgaatgtttgtgtgagtagTCAGGTTATTTTcacaagagaatgatttaccacagatattacagtgatatggtttctctcctgtatggatgcgTTTATGAATAGTTAATTGAtgatttcgagagaatgatttaccacagatatcacagtgatgtggtttatctcctgtatgaatgcatttatgaagAGTTAATTGatgattttgagagaatgatttaccacagatattacattgatatggtttctctcctgtatgaatgcgtttatgaatAGTTAAGTTACCATTCTCAGCAAATTTTTGACCACAGATACTACagtgatagggtttctctcctgtatggataagTTTGTGTCTAGATAAGTGACTTTTGTCAgaaaatgatttgccacaaatattGCATTGATATGGCATCTcgcctgtatgaatgcgtttgtgaagGGTTAGATGATCACTtcttgagaatgatttaccacagatattacaatgatatggtttctctcttcTATGGATGTATTTGTGTCTAGATAAGTGACTTTTATTcgaaaatgatttatcacagatatcacactgatactGCATCTCTTTTATATGAAGACGTTTTTGATTTAGCAAGTtaatactttgagagaatgatttaccaaaGATATCATAACTTTACAATTTCTCTCTCATATAAAATGCATGTATGAAGAGTTAGTTGGTTATtttgggagaatgatttaccacaaacatcacagtgatatgatgTCTATCCTGCATGAATACGTTTCATTGTcgtttatcatcatcgtcgtttaatgtccgccttccatatGTCTTGTAAATGTACCGTCCTCAGTAAaagctttaccacagatatcacagtgatatggtttctctcctgtatgaatgcgtttatgaacATTTAGGGCtcctttttcagaaaatgatttaccacagatattgcaaTCATACgatttctctcctgtgtgaatgtttgtgtgagtagTAAGGTTATTTTCAcaaaagaatgatttaccacagatattacatgcaaattctctcctgtatgaatatttgtgtaaaaCGTCAAGTTACTTTTGTAAGAGAGTGATTTTCCCATGAATGATATCACGCATATTTATCATTTTCCTTGACAATGTTTTACCATCATCAAGACAATTAATCCCTTTAGAATGTATTTTGTGATTAACCTTGATTTTTAGATAATTCATTGtccatttcttctttcctttagtatatattatttctagcaaataattCTACTGCAGTATTCTCAGCAA
It encodes:
- the LOC128251234 gene encoding zinc finger protein ZFP2-like — encoded protein: MQYQCDICDKSFSNKSHLSRHKYIHRREKPYHCNICGKSFSRSDHLTLHKRIHTGEMPYQCNICGKSFSDKSHLSRHKLIHTGEKPYHCSICGQKFAENGNLTIHKRIHTGEKPYQCNICGKSFSQNHQLTLHKCIHTGDKPHHCDICGKSFSRNHQLTIHKRIHTGEKPYHCNICGKSFSCENNLTTHTNIHTREKSYDCNICGKSFSVNGALNIHKRIHTGEKPYHCNICGKAFAENVTLTRHRRIHTGEKPYHCDICGKSFSVNGALNIHKRIHTGEKPYHCNICGKTFVENSKLTRHKRIHTGEIYHCDICGKSFSQNNQLSLHTCIHVGDEL